A part of Numenius arquata chromosome 2, bNumArq3.hap1.1, whole genome shotgun sequence genomic DNA contains:
- the DACT2 gene encoding dapper homolog 2, with translation MLLGAPRAGGWDRGRVGERLQAALAGLQELQVLREKQRELVRAALAMPQRPAVCGGEQPLSAHSKEHRLEATLTALKEQLSRLRRQDVGLKSHLDQLDQRISELKLDVSKTSSEYLDSDSRPSSGFYDLSDGGSCSLSNSCTSVYSESISSSHTSLLLGSQHPKARLSVFDYRPKSADETTVHTTSFQQQGTYVDDGCRITASTDIPGTPARSRPRPVSTGDLERLIPADTRFQKETDPNSMLPLCHAGDMHLLSMDPKFQNDLVSKNGIDVYPYPSPLHAVALQSPLFSLVGTSPEAELQASPSRPMPSATGPSLIRTRPTAEAKPGSYINKLLQLTRCKGNNRADASEWVSTKSQPATMHQRLIITPSTGGVKINSSSSQLEKQASSLESNKAEGKLQREVLEGECAKQQETMHCVNEEQPSTRPDTEPSAVNSCYPAKAAARGSPLAEATESSTEHSSSSSQLCQEDSSLGTWNAKAVPPRKLPLRKCGSTKLANTGGHERVARSEFVHAQFVPAESHQVRVKFASSKTKAVKIKRRNSEKVLRPGKQAFCMEKARGSHGAARLPAEWNQPQRLHGAKSLVRRPSYSGDVTGRSCSESSLFPGQVKLPAVPPGPELYRASANALHSLEAARVDPANKKKQRKWQSTVEISAKAHLASLSSSFGLGAPKQPARRAGVLRTVSMRARSKSQRQGAYAKSESDHSEYSAECASLFHSTIAETSEGEVSDFTTNRFGDSESSESDSDGSSNSSSLAFDYDEGDESELIWPEGSVRQSGTVQASSKPIPPVPKICRIKASKALKKKIRRFQPASLKVMTMV, from the exons ATGCTGCTGGGCGCCCCGCGTGCGGGCGGCTGGGATCGCGGCCGGGTGGGCGAGAGGCTGCAGGCGGCCCTGGCCGGCCTCCAGGAGCTCCAGGTGCTGCGGGAGAAGCAGCGGGAGCTGGTGCGGGCCGCCCTGGCTATGCCGCAGCGGCCGGCGGTGTGCGGAGGAGAGCAGCCCCTGTCCGCCCACAGCAAGGAGCACCGGCTGGAAGCCACCCTCACCGCCCTGAAGGAGCAGCTG TCTCGTTTGAGGAGACAGGATGTCGGCTTGAAAAGCCACCTGGATCAGCTAGACCAGCGAATAAGTGAGCTGAAATTGGACGTCAGTAAGACCTCCAGTGAATACTTGGATAGTGACAGCCGGCCCAGCTCAG GCTTCTATGACCTGAGTGATGGTGGTTCTTGCTCACTCTCCAATTCTTGTACCTCTGTGTACAGTGAGTCCATTTCCTCCTCCCACACCAGTCTCTTGCTCGGCTCTCAACACCCTAAAGCAAGGCTCAGTGTGTTTGATTACCGACCCAAGTCTGCAGATGAAACTACTGTGCACACCACCAGCTTCCAACAGCAGGGAACTTACGTTGACGATGGATGTCGGATTACAGCTAGCACAGACATTCCTGGGACTCCTGCCAGGTCCCGACCGAGGCCAGTTTCCACAG GTGACTTGGAAAGACTCATTCCAGCAGACACTAGATTTCAGAAAGAGACAGATCCCAATTCCATGTTGCCTCTGTGCCATGCTGGAGACATGCACTTGCTCAGCATGGACCCCAAATTCCAGAACGACTTGGTCTCCAAGAATGGCATTGATGTGTATCCTTACCCAAGCCCCCTTCATGCAGTGGCTTTACAAAGTCCCCTTTTCTCCCTGGTGGGGACATCCCCAGAAGCAGAGCTCCAGGCTTCTCCCAGCAGACCCATGCCTAGTGCAACAGGTCCCAGCTTGATTAGGACTAGGCCAACCGCTGAGGCCAAGCCAGGGAGTTACATCAATAAATTACTGCAGCTGACGAGATGCAAAGGGAACAATCGGGCTGATGCCAGTGAGTGGGTTTCAACAAAGAGCCAGCCAGCCACAATGCACCAGAGACTCATTATAACCCCCAGCACCGGTGGAGTGAAAATTAACAGCAGCAGTAGCCAGCTGGAAAAACAAGCGAGTTCTCTGGAAAGTAACAAAGCTgaagggaagctgcagagagaggtGCTGGAGGGAGAATGTGCCAAGCAGCAGGAGACCATGCACTGTGTGAATGAAGAACAGCCGTCCACTCGGCCTGACACAGAGCCATCAGCTGTGAATAGTTGTTATCCTGCCAAGGCGGCAGCAAGGGGCTCTCCTCTGGCAGAAGCAACAGAGAGCAGCACAGAGCACAGTTCATCCTCCTCGCAGCTGTGCCAGGAGGACTCCAGCCTGGGCACCTGGAATGCTAAAGCTGTCCCACCCAGAAAGCTACCCCTCAGAAAGTGTGGCAGTACCAAATTGGCTAACACTGGAGGTCATGAGCGAGTGGCACGGAGTGAGTTTGTTCATGCTCAGTTCGTCCCTGCAGAATCCCACCAAGTCCGGGTCAAGTTTGCCAGCTCCAAAACAAAGGCAGTGAAGATAAAGAGGAGGAACAGTGAAAAAGTGCTACGGCCTGGTAAGCAAGCCTTTTGCATGGAGAAGGCAAGAGGGTCCCatggggctgccaggctgcctgCTGAGTGGAATCAGCCCCAAAGACTACATGGAGCAAAGAGCCTTGTGCGGAGACCTTCATATTCTGGTGATGTGACTGGCAGGTCATGTTCGGAGTCCAGCCTGTTTCCTGGGCAGGTCAAGCTCCCTGCCGTACCACCCGGGCCAGAGCTCTACAGAGCCTCTGCCAATGCACTGCATTCCCTCGAAGCAGCTCGCGTAGACCCAGCCAACAAGAAGAAGCAGCGCAAATGGCAGTCCACAGTGGAGATCTCTGCCAAGGCCCACCTGGCCAGCCTCTCCAGTAGCTTTGGCCTGGGAGCACCAAAGCAGCCAGCAAGGAGAGCTGGTGTCCTGCGCACTGTCAGTATGAGGGCTCGCTCCAAGAGTCAGCGCCAGGGAGCTTATGCCAAAAGCGAGTCAGACCACTCTGAGTATTCTGCAGAGTGCGCTTCCCTCTTCCACTCCACCATTGCAGAGACCAGCGAAGGGGAGGTCAGCGATTTCACGACTAACCGTTTCGGGGACAGTGAGTCCAGTGAAAGTGATTCGGATGGCAGCAGTAACAGTAGCAGCCTTGCCTTTGACTATGATGAGGGGGATGAAAGTGAGCTGATTTGGCCTGAAGGTTCGGTCAGACAATCGGGGACTGTCCAAGCCTCTTCCAAGCCCATTCCCCCAGTGCCCAAAATCTGTCGCATCAAAGCTTCAAAGGCACTAAAGAAGAAGATTAGGAGATTCCAACCTGCCTCTCTGAAGGTCATGACCATGGTTTAA